From a region of the Thiorhodovibrio winogradskyi genome:
- a CDS encoding alpha-2-macroglobulin has product MLTTAGLRQWAPVAWLPFISRSLIILALLILSLVGLSGSLSAAASNGTKEVWPPSTEALAFLPASYLEEAEQQRTRLQPSPAAANSPPPLALLQQAETERQNKNPQAAIKLYTQALQQGGAERHAAWFGLSRAALAYRPNGWKERRNMQQEASAAAINAYLSANTKTGAAHALASLGQALELRSDWRGAIRAWRASLAVADNPNYREHLDKLIAKHGFRITGHEVSSDASDPRICVQFSDVLALDGSQSGAGSEQAAPLSDYVTLEQADLAIEPEERAICIDGVRHGERYRIGLRAGLPAHDGETLPKTVELEVYVRDRRPSVHFPGRAYVLPSGGGASLPIVSVNTDVIQGQLYRIGDRALGGLAAQENLFETLNEDSANELAERSGEALWKGEFEVRNVLNKDITSSLPLAELIGGRPVDRGLAPGIYVLTARSRERLDQDYSLATQWFLISDLGLTALSGDDGLHALVRSLASAEPLADVRLRLLAVNQQVLGEARTDASGHARFDPGLLRGTGGNRAALLTAESPSGDYGFLDLNASPFDLTDRGVAGRPAPDPVDVFLTTERGVYRPGERVALTALARDPLAGAIPDLPLTFIIKRPDGVEFLRQPAPDLGLGAHGLDLGLLPDAMRGAWQAAVHLDPEEPALARVTFLVEDFEPERLAFGLDTQAKEIDPSNPPLLQLDARYLYGAPAASLRVEGQARVVASGALAAFPGYRFGLADEEFTPELELFDGTETDTEGRAELPVELPDGVSASQLLRADISVRVIEASGRPVERELQLPLVDKRARLGLKPLFDGALPEGDKAEFELIALDADGQPMAATDLAWTLSRVSTSFQWYQRDGNWRFEPIKQRRRVASGQLELTASAPAKLEMPVDWGAYELEVRAGEGAGALVPVSLAFDAGWYVSPKAYDTPDAVKLVLDKAQYRLGETARVHLQPRFPGLALVMVINQGIVSMHPVRVTEQGGEIELPVTADWGSGAYITAALYRPLDVAAKRMPKRALGLQWAGVDPGPRRLDLVLEAPEQVEPRGPLPIGLRITNLPAGEPAYLTLSAVDEGILNLTDFKTPAPDDWYFGQRRLGFEIRDLYGRLIDPMQGEPGRLRTGGDAAALMRVDGPPPSEALLAFHSGVLAADAEGRAQVRFELPDFNGRARIMAMAWSADGVGHAASDTLIRDPIVLTASLPRFLAPGDSSRLLVDLAHVEGPTGRVRLELASDGVALALDGPAAAEFEIASEGRVRAEFPLKALASGKGQLDLALTTPDGKQLTKSLRLQVRDLTPPVQMREQREIAPRGPGLELGTGLLDVRLGEAARQALVTGTESWQVSITGAGGLDVVGLLQALDRYPYGCSEQLTSRALPLLYVDSLALGIQQTAPGQGGDGALDVEPDGDLRQRIAGTIRELIGKQASDGGFGLWSPHDGGDQEQELWLDAYVTDFLTRAAEQGYDTPETAFKLALDNLKNRLAYSSDFDHGGQGIAYALNVLARNGRISLGDIRYYFETKLNAFATPMARAQLGAALALQGAQPRARQAFASAYQLWQARDASLEDAGWRPDFGSHLRDGAALLALAAEHLPDALPLAELAREVNARATTKTDSSGLSQSLSTQEQAWLVLAAQAQMTGATTPELEIDGQPHKGPWNRRFDAVDLATEPLVIRNLGAQAQTAIVTLTGQPRTPPTAGGQGYRISRQFHDLSGNLVDAGEITQGMRLIAVLDITADRRAAARLMVEDPLPAGFEIDNPHLLAAGDLSGLPGLQQGPEPLARPDYQAFLADRMLAAVNRDASDPEHFRLAYAVRAVSPGRFAHPQARVEDMYRPQERAWTDAGEVKISATQ; this is encoded by the coding sequence ATGTTGACAACCGCCGGACTCCGCCAGTGGGCGCCAGTCGCTTGGTTGCCGTTTATTTCGCGATCCCTGATCATCCTAGCCCTGCTGATCTTGTCTTTAGTTGGCCTGTCCGGATCCCTCTCGGCGGCGGCCAGCAATGGTACCAAAGAGGTCTGGCCACCAAGCACCGAGGCGCTCGCGTTCCTCCCGGCGTCCTATCTCGAGGAGGCTGAACAACAGCGCACACGCCTGCAACCCAGCCCGGCGGCCGCCAACAGCCCTCCGCCGCTGGCCCTGCTGCAACAGGCCGAGACCGAGCGCCAGAACAAGAATCCCCAAGCGGCCATCAAGCTCTATACGCAAGCCTTGCAACAGGGCGGAGCCGAGCGCCATGCCGCCTGGTTTGGCCTGTCGCGCGCGGCCCTGGCCTATCGTCCCAACGGCTGGAAGGAACGCCGGAACATGCAGCAGGAGGCCAGCGCCGCGGCCATAAATGCCTACCTGAGCGCGAACACCAAAACCGGTGCCGCGCATGCCCTGGCCTCCCTCGGGCAGGCGTTGGAACTGAGGTCGGACTGGCGCGGTGCCATCCGTGCCTGGCGCGCCTCCCTGGCGGTGGCGGACAACCCAAATTATCGCGAGCATCTCGACAAGCTCATCGCCAAGCACGGCTTTCGCATTACCGGCCATGAGGTGTCATCGGATGCGAGCGACCCGCGCATTTGCGTGCAATTCTCCGATGTGCTAGCCCTGGATGGAAGCCAATCTGGCGCCGGATCCGAGCAAGCCGCGCCTCTGTCGGACTATGTCACCCTTGAGCAGGCGGATCTCGCCATCGAGCCCGAGGAACGCGCCATCTGCATCGACGGCGTGCGTCACGGCGAGCGTTATCGCATTGGCCTGCGCGCCGGTCTGCCCGCGCACGATGGCGAGACGCTGCCCAAGACAGTTGAGCTGGAGGTCTATGTGCGCGACCGTCGGCCCTCGGTGCATTTTCCCGGTCGCGCCTATGTGCTGCCCAGTGGCGGCGGGGCCAGTCTGCCCATTGTCTCGGTCAACACCGATGTGATCCAGGGCCAGCTCTATCGCATTGGGGATCGCGCCCTCGGCGGCTTGGCGGCGCAAGAGAATCTGTTCGAGACCCTGAATGAAGACAGTGCCAATGAACTGGCCGAGCGCTCCGGCGAAGCGCTCTGGAAAGGCGAGTTCGAGGTGCGCAATGTGCTCAATAAAGACATTACCTCCAGCCTCCCGCTGGCCGAATTGATTGGTGGTCGCCCTGTTGATCGCGGCCTGGCACCTGGTATCTATGTGCTGACCGCGCGCTCGCGCGAGCGCCTGGATCAGGACTACAGCCTCGCCACCCAATGGTTCTTAATCTCCGATCTGGGCCTCACGGCGCTTTCCGGCGACGATGGCCTGCATGCGCTGGTGCGTTCCCTTGCCAGCGCCGAGCCACTGGCCGATGTGCGCCTGCGCCTGCTGGCGGTCAACCAACAGGTGCTGGGGGAGGCGCGCACCGATGCCAGTGGCCATGCGCGTTTCGATCCCGGCCTGCTGCGCGGTACTGGCGGCAATCGCGCCGCGCTGCTCACGGCTGAAAGCCCAAGTGGCGACTATGGTTTTCTGGATCTCAACGCCAGCCCCTTTGATCTAACAGATCGTGGCGTGGCAGGCCGTCCGGCACCCGATCCAGTGGATGTCTTTCTAACGACTGAACGCGGTGTCTATCGCCCTGGCGAGCGGGTCGCGCTCACGGCACTGGCGCGCGATCCTTTGGCAGGCGCCATTCCCGATTTGCCGCTGACCTTTATTATCAAGCGCCCGGATGGTGTTGAATTCTTGCGGCAGCCAGCCCCCGACCTGGGACTGGGCGCCCATGGGCTTGATCTTGGCTTGTTGCCGGATGCCATGCGCGGTGCCTGGCAGGCAGCGGTGCATCTCGACCCCGAAGAGCCAGCGCTCGCGCGCGTGACTTTTCTGGTCGAGGATTTCGAGCCCGAACGCCTGGCGTTCGGGCTCGACACCCAGGCCAAGGAAATCGACCCAAGCAATCCGCCCCTGTTGCAGCTGGACGCGCGCTATCTCTACGGTGCCCCGGCGGCCAGTCTGCGTGTCGAGGGCCAGGCGCGGGTGGTCGCGAGCGGCGCTCTGGCGGCCTTTCCCGGCTATCGCTTTGGGTTGGCGGATGAGGAGTTCACGCCTGAACTTGAACTCTTCGATGGCACCGAGACCGACACCGAGGGCCGCGCCGAGTTGCCGGTCGAGCTGCCCGACGGGGTCTCGGCAAGCCAGCTGCTGCGCGCCGACATCAGCGTGCGGGTGATCGAGGCCAGTGGCCGGCCGGTCGAGCGCGAGCTGCAACTGCCGCTGGTCGACAAGCGCGCGCGGCTGGGCCTCAAGCCGCTGTTCGATGGCGCGCTGCCGGAAGGCGACAAGGCGGAATTTGAACTCATTGCCCTGGATGCCGACGGCCAGCCCATGGCGGCAACCGATCTGGCCTGGACCCTGTCGCGGGTTAGCACCTCCTTTCAGTGGTATCAGCGCGACGGCAACTGGCGCTTCGAGCCCATCAAGCAGCGCCGCCGGGTCGCCAGCGGTCAGCTGGAGTTGACCGCCTCGGCACCGGCCAAATTGGAAATGCCCGTCGATTGGGGCGCCTATGAGCTGGAGGTGCGGGCCGGGGAGGGCGCGGGTGCCCTGGTGCCGGTCAGCCTGGCGTTCGATGCCGGTTGGTATGTCTCGCCCAAGGCCTACGACACTCCGGATGCCGTCAAACTGGTGCTGGACAAAGCCCAATACCGTCTCGGCGAGACCGCGCGCGTGCATCTTCAACCGCGCTTTCCAGGGCTGGCGCTGGTCATGGTGATCAATCAGGGCATTGTCAGTATGCACCCGGTGCGGGTCACGGAGCAGGGCGGGGAGATTGAACTCCCAGTCACCGCCGATTGGGGCAGTGGTGCGTACATTACCGCCGCGCTCTATCGCCCGCTGGATGTCGCGGCCAAACGCATGCCCAAGCGCGCGCTCGGGCTGCAATGGGCGGGGGTCGATCCGGGCCCGAGGCGACTCGACCTGGTCCTGGAGGCCCCGGAACAGGTCGAGCCACGCGGTCCACTGCCAATCGGGCTGCGGATTACCAACCTGCCCGCCGGAGAGCCGGCCTATTTGACCCTGTCCGCCGTCGACGAGGGTATTCTCAACCTGACTGATTTCAAAACCCCGGCGCCGGATGACTGGTACTTCGGCCAGCGCCGCCTGGGATTCGAGATTCGCGATCTCTATGGTCGGCTGATCGACCCCATGCAGGGCGAGCCCGGCCGCCTGCGCACCGGTGGCGATGCCGCGGCCCTGATGCGCGTGGATGGCCCGCCGCCCAGCGAGGCCCTGCTGGCCTTCCACTCCGGCGTGCTAGCGGCCGATGCCGAGGGCCGCGCCCAGGTCCGCTTTGAATTACCTGATTTCAACGGTCGGGCACGCATCATGGCCATGGCCTGGAGCGCCGATGGCGTCGGTCATGCCGCGAGCGACACTCTGATTCGCGATCCCATCGTGCTCACCGCTTCGCTACCGCGTTTTCTCGCGCCAGGTGACAGCTCGCGGCTCCTGGTCGATTTGGCCCATGTCGAGGGGCCAACAGGGCGCGTGCGCCTGGAGCTTGCTAGCGACGGGGTGGCACTTGCGCTCGACGGGCCCGCTGCGGCCGAGTTTGAAATCGCATCTGAAGGCCGCGTGCGTGCAGAGTTCCCCCTTAAGGCGTTGGCCTCCGGCAAGGGCCAGCTCGATCTGGCACTCACCACGCCCGATGGCAAGCAGCTCACCAAGAGCCTGCGGCTGCAGGTGCGGGATCTGACTCCACCGGTGCAAATGCGCGAGCAGCGCGAGATTGCCCCGCGTGGCCCCGGTCTTGAACTCGGCACCGGCCTGCTGGACGTGCGGCTGGGCGAGGCCGCTCGCCAGGCCCTGGTGACGGGGACCGAGTCCTGGCAGGTCTCGATCACGGGCGCCGGCGGGCTTGATGTGGTCGGTTTGCTGCAGGCGCTTGATCGCTATCCTTACGGCTGTTCCGAACAACTCACCAGTCGCGCCTTGCCTCTGCTCTATGTCGACAGCCTGGCGCTGGGCATTCAACAGACGGCGCCGGGGCAGGGCGGCGATGGGGCGCTTGATGTCGAACCCGATGGAGACCTCAGGCAACGGATCGCTGGGACCATCCGCGAGCTGATTGGCAAGCAGGCAAGCGACGGTGGTTTCGGCCTCTGGTCGCCCCATGATGGCGGCGACCAGGAGCAGGAGCTCTGGCTGGATGCCTATGTGACCGACTTCCTCACACGCGCGGCCGAGCAGGGTTATGACACGCCCGAGACCGCCTTCAAGCTGGCACTCGATAATCTGAAAAACCGCCTCGCCTACAGCTCGGACTTCGACCACGGCGGCCAGGGCATCGCCTATGCGCTTAATGTGCTGGCGCGCAATGGGCGCATCTCCCTGGGCGATATTCGTTATTATTTCGAAACCAAGTTGAATGCATTCGCCACGCCCATGGCGCGTGCCCAGCTCGGCGCGGCGCTGGCGCTGCAGGGTGCGCAACCGCGCGCTCGGCAGGCCTTTGCATCCGCCTACCAGCTGTGGCAAGCGCGCGACGCCAGTCTGGAGGATGCCGGTTGGCGACCGGACTTCGGCTCCCATCTGCGCGATGGCGCGGCTCTGCTCGCGCTCGCCGCCGAGCATCTACCCGACGCCCTGCCGCTGGCTGAGCTGGCGCGGGAGGTGAATGCGCGAGCCACGACCAAAACCGACAGCTCCGGCTTGAGTCAAAGCCTGAGCACGCAGGAACAAGCCTGGCTGGTTCTCGCTGCCCAAGCCCAGATGACGGGCGCCACCACCCCGGAGCTCGAGATCGACGGTCAGCCCCACAAAGGTCCGTGGAACAGGCGTTTTGACGCCGTCGATCTGGCAACCGAGCCGCTGGTGATCCGCAATCTCGGCGCGCAAGCGCAAACCGCCATCGTCACCCTGACCGGTCAGCCGCGCACCCCGCCGACCGCTGGCGGCCAGGGTTATCGTATCAGTCGCCAGTTCCATGATTTGTCCGGCAACCTGGTGGACGCAGGCGAGATCACCCAAGGCATGCGCCTGATCGCGGTGCTCGACATCACCGCCGACCGGCGCGCCGCCGCGCGCCTGATGGTCGAGGATCCGCTGCCAGCCGGATTTGAAATCGACAATCCGCATCTGCTCGCCGCTGGCGATCTCAGCGGACTGCCCGGCTTGCAACAAGGGCCCGAGCCGCTGGCGCGGCCCGACTATCAAGCCTTCCTGGCTGATCGCATGCTGGCCGCCGTGAACCGCGATGCCAGCGATCCCGAGCATTTTCGCCTGGCCTACGCGGTGCGCGCGGTCTCGCCCGGGCGCTTCGCTCATCCACAGGCTCGGGTGGAGGACATGTACCGCCCGCAAGAGCGCGCCTGGACGGATGCCGGGGAGGTTAAGATCAGTGCGACACAATAA
- the truA gene encoding tRNA pseudouridine(38-40) synthase TruA yields the protein MDDSEVQSHRIALGIEYDGSRFSGWQMQHHAPTVQQEVQAAASRVADHPVVLHCAGRTDAGVHALAQVAHFDTPAVRTERSWVLGINAQLPPEIAIRWARAMSADFHARFSARARHYRYLILNSPTRSALLARRAVWTHRPLALEPMREAGRALVGTRDFSSFRAQGCQAKSPVRTLHYLDLSRQGDLIELAVGADGFLHHMVRNIAGVLMAIGRGDAPIGWTEQLLAQRDRTRGGVTAPPQGLYLSAVDYPEHFAVPSPNAASLTASSWPRFSGAPAFDYNSPFGRSDPLGVSDDHPAPMEPGPAGA from the coding sequence ATGGACGACAGCGAGGTCCAATCTCACCGCATCGCGCTTGGTATTGAATACGATGGCAGCCGCTTCAGCGGTTGGCAAATGCAGCATCACGCACCCACGGTGCAGCAGGAGGTGCAGGCTGCCGCCAGCCGGGTGGCCGATCACCCGGTGGTGCTGCACTGTGCCGGGCGCACGGATGCCGGCGTGCATGCCCTTGCGCAGGTGGCTCATTTCGACACCCCGGCCGTGCGCACCGAGCGCTCTTGGGTACTTGGCATCAACGCTCAATTGCCACCCGAGATCGCCATCCGCTGGGCACGCGCCATGTCGGCGGACTTTCACGCCCGCTTCAGCGCCCGCGCGCGCCATTACCGCTATTTGATTCTCAATAGTCCAACGCGCTCGGCTTTGCTTGCGCGACGGGCGGTGTGGACGCACCGGCCGTTGGCGCTTGAACCCATGCGCGAGGCGGGCAGGGCGCTGGTGGGTACCCGGGATTTCTCGAGCTTTCGCGCCCAGGGTTGTCAGGCCAAAAGCCCAGTGCGCACCCTGCATTACCTGGACCTCAGCCGTCAGGGAGATTTGATTGAACTGGCCGTGGGTGCCGACGGCTTTCTGCACCACATGGTGCGCAACATCGCTGGGGTGCTCATGGCCATCGGCCGCGGGGATGCGCCCATTGGCTGGACAGAGCAACTGCTTGCCCAGCGTGACCGCACCCGCGGCGGCGTCACGGCACCACCGCAGGGGCTTTACTTGAGCGCGGTCGATTATCCGGAGCATTTCGCGGTGCCAAGCCCGAATGCCGCATCACTAACGGCGAGTTCTTGGCCGCGCTTCTCTGGTGCGCCTGCCTTTGATTACAATAGCCCCTTTGGCCGTTCGGACCCTCTCGGGGTATCAGATGATCACCCGGCACCCATGGAACCCGGACCAGCCGGGGCTTAG
- a CDS encoding phosphoribosylanthranilate isomerase: MRTRVKLCGLRHPRDIEAAVTHGADAIGLVFFDKSPRAVAVEQARALAAAVPAFVTLVGLFVNAEPTLVRAVLARVPLGALQFHGTEPPDYCQAFERPWIKAIAVREGTDLSRAAKDYQGAASLLLDTYDPNKAGGTGRCFDWELVPEWLARRSILAGGLSPENVALAIARVRPHAVDVSGGIERDKGLKDSEKISAFMQEVANGDQFRRGQ, from the coding sequence ATGCGAACAAGGGTCAAGCTATGCGGGCTCAGGCACCCGCGCGACATCGAGGCGGCTGTGACCCATGGCGCCGATGCCATCGGCCTGGTGTTTTTCGACAAGAGCCCACGCGCGGTTGCTGTCGAGCAGGCCCGCGCGCTCGCCGCCGCGGTGCCGGCTTTCGTGACCCTGGTCGGGCTCTTCGTCAATGCCGAGCCGACCCTGGTGCGCGCGGTGCTTGCGCGGGTGCCGCTCGGCGCGCTGCAGTTTCATGGAACAGAGCCGCCTGATTATTGCCAGGCGTTCGAGCGCCCCTGGATCAAGGCCATCGCGGTGCGCGAGGGGACTGACCTTTCGCGGGCCGCGAAAGACTACCAGGGCGCCGCCTCGCTGCTGCTTGACACCTATGATCCAAACAAGGCCGGGGGCACCGGGCGCTGCTTCGATTGGGAATTGGTGCCAGAATGGCTGGCGCGCCGCAGCATACTGGCCGGCGGCCTGTCCCCTGAGAATGTCGCGCTCGCCATTGCCCGAGTGCGGCCCCATGCGGTCGATGTGAGCGGCGGCATTGAGCGCGACAAGGGCCTTAAAGACAGTGAAAAAATTTCCGCATTCATGCAAGAGGTAGCGAATGGCGATCAGTTCCGCCGAGGCCAATAG
- the asd gene encoding aspartate-semialdehyde dehydrogenase codes for MKRVGFVGWRGMVGSVLMERMRAEDDFAQIAEPVFFSTSQQGEPGPDVGRGPQPLGDANDLDALAAMDAILTCQGGDYTGAVFDPLRQRGWKGFWIDAASSLRMAPESTIVLDPVNRALIEDALHAGRRDFIGGNCTVSLMLMAIGELLRRDLVDWVSAMTYQAASGAGARNMRELLSQMGALHAAVASQLSDPGTAILDIDRAVSDCLRAESFPDELFTMPLAGSLIPWIDKAMPGGQSREEWKGGVETNKILGRSDRPIPVDGLCVRIGAMRCHSQGLTIKLRQAIPENEVADIIASANPWVRLIPNEREASILGLSPAMVSGTLDIPIGRLHPLAMGPDYFGAFTVGDQLLWGAAEPLRRMLRLLLEQ; via the coding sequence ATCAAGCGAGTGGGTTTTGTCGGCTGGCGTGGCATGGTTGGCTCGGTGCTGATGGAACGCATGCGCGCGGAGGATGATTTCGCGCAAATCGCCGAGCCGGTGTTTTTCTCCACCTCCCAGCAGGGAGAGCCCGGCCCGGATGTTGGCAGGGGGCCCCAGCCGCTGGGTGACGCCAATGACCTCGACGCCCTCGCGGCCATGGATGCCATCCTCACATGCCAAGGTGGCGACTACACTGGCGCGGTCTTCGACCCGCTGCGCCAGCGCGGCTGGAAGGGATTCTGGATCGATGCCGCCTCCAGCCTGCGCATGGCGCCCGAAAGCACCATTGTGCTTGATCCGGTCAATCGCGCGCTGATCGAGGATGCCCTGCACGCCGGACGGCGCGATTTCATCGGCGGCAATTGCACCGTCAGCCTCATGCTCATGGCCATCGGCGAGTTGCTGCGCCGCGATTTGGTCGACTGGGTCAGCGCCATGACCTACCAGGCCGCCTCTGGCGCCGGCGCGCGCAACATGCGTGAGTTGCTCAGTCAAATGGGTGCCCTGCACGCGGCCGTGGCCAGCCAGTTAAGTGATCCCGGCACTGCCATTCTTGACATCGACCGCGCCGTGAGTGACTGCTTGCGCGCGGAGTCCTTCCCCGATGAACTCTTCACCATGCCCTTGGCGGGTAGTCTCATCCCCTGGATCGACAAAGCCATGCCCGGCGGGCAGAGTCGCGAGGAATGGAAGGGCGGGGTGGAAACCAATAAAATCCTCGGGCGGTCCGACCGGCCTATACCTGTCGATGGTCTGTGCGTGCGCATTGGCGCCATGCGTTGCCATAGTCAGGGTTTGACCATTAAGCTAAGGCAAGCCATCCCCGAGAATGAAGTGGCGGATATCATCGCCAGTGCCAACCCCTGGGTGCGACTGATTCCCAATGAACGCGAAGCGAGCATCCTTGGCTTGTCGCCCGCCATGGTCAGCGGCACTTTGGATATTCCCATCGGGCGTCTGCATCCGCTAGCCATGGGGCCTGACTACTTTGGTGCCTTCACTGTTGGCGATCAGCTTCTGTGGGGTGCGGCCGAACCGCTGCGGCGCATGTTGAGGCTGTTGCTTGAACAATAA
- a CDS encoding FimV/HubP family polar landmark protein: MLEEQAAETPPDPEASSSGLNPVLLWSLVGAGGALFLALFALISVKLVSERGKTKADSHEHADANVKPQAVEGHELEEIRSSEPVTVQEAPGLALEPEPQPKSEPKSEPKSEPVPEPVPEPKSEPIPASVSETPPLAPAPEAPLRTAEPPPAEPPAPAGLRTETATPLPIVALSAKSDELLAIEQKALEKANNDISSGRHHDAQGTLMTALAKLPASDALQLKLAEAYAGSGDMENFAKLQQRMAARGLPERYPQVWNGILALVGSAGAVAAAEVASSTLGAPEPNVASRRMSTPDAEDSDGPSELESFRLNFNDLNEDDLAIAFPEAVGDDKTPPAATQPPERQARLDQVEIAPGEPDLDVSLPLQDLDQQLGGDELGDSLFADLDAVDQNEEFDLPEEPFAPKGDAAEKHDLSSLDLPEFSAEANAPEPQPRTPLERATDAAKSNRGVDPFEELVANELGGELPEQSFGSTADIGNAPDSLPDLDLSSVEDPLGDSVDAPTNAAAQESTPIDDSDLQILDLPEEPPARAPEATPDNDVIADIEKFLYGGNEKTPEPITKPEAENHDELDLDMSSEAGFHTQMVPSSAAPGQTPSSDLPDLDFGLEDLESLGASLTDKEAPKSSDPQARDDHLSEDATATANRSAGSPAFNEPGARDSSGDESPMFGDESLMAPDSGASDVLSSQWRMDSAMWDEVATKMDLAFAYVEMEDTEAARAILEEVIREGNDEQRAEAQGLLKKLDG; encoded by the coding sequence TTGCTTGAAGAACAAGCTGCCGAGACACCACCCGATCCCGAAGCATCCTCTTCGGGCCTGAATCCTGTACTCCTTTGGTCGCTGGTCGGAGCGGGCGGGGCACTGTTTTTGGCCTTGTTTGCTCTTATCAGTGTGAAATTGGTTTCAGAGCGTGGAAAAACTAAGGCAGATTCACATGAGCATGCGGATGCGAATGTTAAGCCGCAAGCAGTCGAAGGCCATGAGCTGGAGGAAATACGGAGTTCAGAACCGGTAACAGTCCAGGAAGCTCCCGGGTTAGCGCTAGAACCAGAGCCTCAGCCAAAATCCGAGCCAAAATCCGAGCCAAAATCCGAGCCGGTACCTGAGCCAGTACCTGAGCCAAAATCCGAGCCAATCCCGGCCTCGGTCTCGGAAACACCTCCACTAGCACCAGCCCCCGAAGCTCCATTGCGGACGGCAGAACCACCGCCAGCTGAGCCACCAGCTCCGGCTGGCCTTCGCACCGAAACGGCCACACCCCTGCCAATTGTTGCTCTTTCTGCGAAGTCAGACGAACTGCTCGCGATCGAGCAAAAAGCACTGGAAAAGGCGAACAACGACATCTCCTCCGGCCGCCACCACGATGCGCAGGGAACGCTGATGACGGCGCTTGCAAAGCTACCTGCATCCGATGCTCTCCAACTCAAGCTTGCCGAGGCTTATGCTGGCAGCGGTGATATGGAAAACTTCGCCAAGTTGCAGCAACGCATGGCCGCTCGCGGACTTCCCGAGCGCTATCCCCAAGTTTGGAATGGCATCTTGGCACTGGTCGGTTCTGCTGGGGCTGTCGCCGCGGCAGAGGTCGCTTCCTCCACTCTTGGGGCACCGGAACCGAACGTCGCGTCGCGGCGCATGTCGACGCCCGATGCTGAGGATTCTGATGGGCCATCGGAACTCGAGTCGTTCAGGCTCAATTTTAACGACCTGAACGAAGACGACTTGGCGATAGCCTTTCCCGAGGCTGTTGGTGACGACAAGACCCCACCGGCCGCGACGCAACCGCCGGAGCGCCAGGCGCGCCTGGATCAGGTCGAGATTGCTCCTGGCGAGCCGGACCTTGATGTCTCGCTGCCGCTGCAGGATCTTGATCAACAACTCGGCGGCGATGAGCTGGGCGACAGTCTCTTCGCCGATCTGGACGCGGTCGACCAGAATGAAGAGTTCGATCTTCCCGAGGAGCCCTTCGCGCCCAAAGGGGACGCGGCTGAGAAGCATGATCTGTCGTCGCTGGATCTGCCAGAATTCTCTGCTGAGGCGAATGCGCCAGAGCCTCAGCCGCGAACGCCGCTTGAACGTGCAACAGATGCGGCTAAATCCAACCGTGGTGTCGATCCCTTCGAGGAACTGGTGGCAAATGAACTCGGTGGTGAACTGCCCGAGCAGTCGTTTGGTTCGACAGCCGACATTGGCAACGCCCCAGATAGTCTGCCTGACCTGGATCTATCGTCAGTCGAAGACCCGCTGGGTGATTCCGTCGATGCACCGACCAATGCAGCTGCACAGGAGTCAACTCCGATCGATGACAGTGATCTGCAGATACTCGATCTGCCGGAGGAACCGCCCGCACGCGCGCCCGAGGCGACCCCGGACAATGATGTGATTGCCGACATCGAGAAGTTTTTATATGGCGGAAATGAGAAAACTCCGGAGCCGATCACAAAGCCCGAGGCTGAAAACCACGATGAGCTCGACCTAGATATGTCATCCGAGGCAGGTTTCCATACACAAATGGTACCTTCCTCGGCGGCACCTGGCCAGACACCATCCTCGGATCTTCCGGATCTCGATTTTGGGCTGGAAGACCTCGAGTCGCTGGGCGCATCGCTGACTGACAAAGAGGCGCCAAAATCGTCGGATCCCCAAGCAAGGGATGATCATTTGTCGGAGGATGCGACTGCCACCGCCAATCGATCAGCCGGGTCGCCCGCATTCAATGAGCCGGGGGCGCGCGACTCCTCTGGTGATGAGTCGCCCATGTTTGGCGATGAGTCCCTAATGGCACCAGACAGCGGTGCCAGTGACGTTCTCTCCTCGCAGTGGCGCATGGATTCAGCCATGTGGGACGAGGTTGCCACCAAGATGGATCTGGCCTTCGCCTATGTGGAAATGGAAGACACCGAGGCCGCGCGCGCTATCCTCGAAGAGGTGATTCGCGAGGGCAACGACGAGCAGCGCGCCGAGGCGCAGGGGTTGCTTAAGAAGCTTGATGGCTGA